A DNA window from Bacteroidetes bacterium SB0662_bin_6 contains the following coding sequences:
- a CDS encoding MotA/TolQ/ExbB proton channel family protein has protein sequence MTLPNLMILLLQDAASSDGGVINVLVERFNEGGQWMWPVLICLIIGLAIAFERIITLNRADINTRKFIIGIKHSLDDGGVAAAEEMCAKTRGPVAAVFQAGLLRHEEGIDAVEKAVVSYGSIEMSFLERGLVWLSLFISLAPMLGFLGTVVGMIEAFDAIESAGDISPSLVAGGIKVALLTTAFGLIVAIILQFFYNYAVSKIDRIVVEMEDASIELIDSLVLLQAGRPVAPHVPDAGDSDESV, from the coding sequence ATGACTCTTCCCAACTTGATGATATTGCTTTTACAGGACGCGGCCTCCTCGGACGGGGGCGTCATCAACGTTCTTGTAGAGCGCTTTAATGAGGGCGGCCAGTGGATGTGGCCCGTTTTGATCTGTTTGATCATCGGACTTGCTATTGCGTTTGAACGCATTATCACGCTCAACCGGGCCGACATCAACACCCGCAAATTCATCATTGGCATCAAGCATTCGCTCGATGACGGTGGTGTTGCTGCAGCCGAGGAAATGTGCGCAAAGACGCGCGGCCCTGTGGCCGCCGTGTTCCAGGCAGGTCTTTTGCGTCACGAGGAAGGCATTGATGCGGTTGAAAAGGCAGTGGTGTCCTATGGCTCGATCGAGATGAGTTTTCTGGAGCGTGGACTGGTGTGGCTTTCGCTTTTCATCAGCCTTGCTCCGATGCTCGGGTTCCTTGGAACGGTTGTCGGTATGATCGAGGCCTTTGACGCCATTGAGTCGGCAGGCGACATCTCGCCGAGTCTTGTGGCGGGGGGTATCAAGGTGGCGCTTCTGACCACGGCGTTTGGTCTTATCGTAGCGATCATCCTGCAATTCTTCTATAACTACGCTGTGTCGAAGATCGACCGGATCGTAGTGGAAATGGAAGATGCTTCCATCGAACTTATTGATTCGCTGGTGCTGTTGCAGGCGGGTCGTCCGGTGGCGCCGCACGTTCCCGATGCCGGTGATTCCGACGAGTCCGTCTAA
- a CDS encoding biopolymer transporter ExbD — translation MAGLLKKKKEREGGEIPTASMADIAFLLLIFFLVTTTINVDTGIGMTLPPKLDENQEPPPVRERNMLKILVNAEGRVLIEDRPSIVPRVREEVKKHTLNEGEDPNYAESMAKAVVSLKTDRQTPYDIYIAVIDEIWMAYFEMWDAEARTMGFPDYATYRDYIEENDEENQIRKKIKAQISIAEPDAGGGG, via the coding sequence ATGGCTGGATTACTCAAAAAGAAAAAAGAGCGAGAAGGAGGGGAAATACCCACTGCATCCATGGCGGATATCGCCTTCCTGCTGCTCATCTTTTTCCTCGTTACGACAACCATCAATGTGGACACGGGCATTGGTATGACCTTGCCCCCGAAACTGGATGAGAACCAGGAGCCGCCTCCGGTCCGGGAGCGCAATATGCTCAAGATTCTCGTCAATGCCGAGGGGCGCGTGTTGATTGAGGACAGGCCTTCGATCGTTCCAAGGGTCAGGGAGGAAGTCAAGAAGCATACGCTGAATGAGGGGGAGGATCCCAACTATGCCGAATCGATGGCCAAGGCCGTTGTTTCCCTGAAAACGGATCGTCAGACGCCGTACGATATCTATATCGCCGTGATTGACGAGATATGGATGGCCTATTTCGAAATGTGGGATGCTGAAGCTCGTACGATGGGTTTTCCCGATTACGCCACCTATCGGGATTATATCGAGGAGAACGATGAAGAAAACCAGATTCGCAAGAAGATCAAGGCACAGATCTCTATCGCGGAGCCGGATGCAGGAGGGGGCGGATAA